A stretch of Microbacterium sp. 4R-513 DNA encodes these proteins:
- a CDS encoding NAD-dependent epimerase/dehydratase family protein, giving the protein MRTCSRPRPKPACVASCTSAVRACTRRTTASRSSRGDVLAAPLEPTNEGYALAKITSARYCEYVSAQLGYDYRVVIPSNLYGPHDDFSLERAHLVAATIAKAHRAKESGATSIDVWGDGTARREFTYVGDLADWVVEHLDSIGDWPTLMNVGQGDDHSVLDYYRAALETVGYECELVTDPSKPAGMHQKLMDSSLAADFGWKPSTSLVEGMRRSYEAYLASAAQTTEAR; this is encoded by the coding sequence ATGCGAACCTGCTCTCGGCCGCGACCGAAGCCGGCGTGCGTCGCTTCCTGTACTTCGGCAGTTCGTGCATGTACCCGAAGGACTACCGCCAGCCGCTCGTCGAGGGGGGACGTCCTGGCAGCCCCCCTCGAGCCGACGAACGAGGGCTACGCTCTGGCCAAGATCACGTCCGCTCGCTACTGCGAGTACGTGTCCGCTCAACTCGGGTACGACTACCGCGTCGTGATCCCCTCGAACCTCTATGGACCCCACGACGACTTCTCTCTCGAGCGCGCCCACCTCGTGGCGGCGACGATCGCGAAGGCGCACCGCGCGAAGGAATCGGGCGCCACATCGATCGACGTCTGGGGCGACGGAACGGCGCGCCGCGAGTTCACCTACGTCGGCGATCTCGCCGACTGGGTGGTCGAACACCTGGACTCGATAGGGGACTGGCCGACGCTGATGAACGTCGGTCAGGGTGATGACCACAGCGTTCTCGACTACTACCGCGCGGCGCTCGAGACCGTGGGTTACGAGTGCGAGCTTGTGACGGATCCATCCAAGCCCGCAGGCATGCATCAGAAGCTGATGGACTCGTCGCTTGCCGCCGACTTCGGGTGGAAGCCCTCGACCTCGCTCGTGGAAGGTATGCGGCGCTCCTATGAG
- a CDS encoding oligosaccharide flippase family protein, whose protein sequence is MAEPDENRDAHSQTGNGLGGHVRSHARGLSAVALASVLGVVASFVFQVASARYLAPVDFGLLSAFLVVVSTAAVGSSSLQNIVTVQTAAALVAPARVRPSRRMPWEAIAVGVGGGAVVAVVSPWLATALDTSPSVILAAAVCIPLSFVFADALGLLQGSGDVSRAVWWSTISLVARIVLLFVAVLIGAGLAGVIGSVVAATAVSVVGALWSARRIARPVEGAFTANGITILVLTVAFAWLTTSDVIFLRAGGADALVGTYASVTVLVKAGFLVPSTLSLYLLPRFVRNRGNRRLSRIGVLATLALSLATSLAMTAFFALFGPWLIHVLYGESFASAADLLVPVSLAYLPWMAAQGMLIKMTSTASRGGAAILIVAVLAQWITFTAVVPDVYAMLAWFAGIGVVVLTIFLILDSLQARHAAAAVGNDT, encoded by the coding sequence ATGGCAGAACCAGACGAAAATCGGGATGCCCACTCGCAGACCGGGAACGGCCTCGGAGGGCACGTGCGCTCCCATGCGCGCGGTCTGTCCGCCGTTGCACTCGCCAGCGTGCTGGGCGTCGTCGCGTCATTCGTCTTCCAGGTGGCGAGCGCACGCTACCTCGCTCCCGTCGATTTCGGCCTGCTCTCGGCCTTCCTCGTGGTGGTCAGCACCGCGGCGGTGGGCAGCTCGTCCCTCCAGAACATCGTGACTGTTCAGACCGCCGCTGCCCTTGTCGCCCCTGCGCGGGTGCGCCCATCCCGACGCATGCCATGGGAGGCGATCGCTGTCGGCGTCGGCGGAGGCGCCGTCGTGGCGGTCGTCTCGCCATGGCTCGCAACCGCCCTCGACACCTCGCCCTCGGTGATCTTGGCGGCAGCGGTCTGCATCCCGCTAAGCTTCGTCTTCGCCGACGCGCTGGGCCTCCTGCAGGGGTCGGGCGACGTGTCCCGCGCCGTCTGGTGGTCGACGATCTCTCTCGTCGCCCGCATCGTGCTGCTGTTCGTCGCCGTCCTCATCGGCGCCGGCCTGGCGGGCGTCATTGGTTCTGTCGTGGCCGCGACGGCGGTTTCCGTCGTCGGGGCGTTGTGGTCGGCCCGCCGCATCGCGCGGCCCGTAGAAGGCGCCTTCACCGCGAACGGCATCACTATCCTGGTCCTGACCGTCGCATTCGCATGGCTCACGACTTCGGACGTCATTTTTCTTCGTGCGGGCGGCGCTGACGCTCTGGTGGGTACATACGCGTCTGTCACGGTCCTCGTGAAGGCGGGCTTCCTTGTCCCCTCCACCCTGTCGCTGTACCTTCTCCCTCGATTCGTCCGCAATCGCGGCAATCGCCGTCTGTCGCGGATCGGTGTCCTCGCGACCCTGGCTCTCTCGCTTGCGACAAGCCTCGCCATGACGGCGTTCTTCGCCCTTTTCGGCCCGTGGCTCATCCACGTGCTGTATGGCGAGTCGTTCGCTTCCGCAGCGGACCTGCTCGTGCCGGTTTCGCTCGCGTACCTCCCGTGGATGGCCGCTCAGGGGATGCTGATCAAGATGACGTCGACGGCGTCGCGAGGCGGCGCAGCGATCCTGATCGTCGCGGTCCTCGCGCAGTGGATCACCTTCACCGCCGTGGTGCCCGATGTGTACGCGATGCTTGCGTGGTTCGCGGGCATCGGCGTGGTCGTTCTGACGATCTTCCTGATCCTCGACAGCCTCCAAGCGCGGCATGCAGCGGCCGCAGTAGGGAATGACACATGA